The genome window tagttatatatatttttgacaacttttacttcctaaagaaaataatgtactttttactctgtacattttccctgacacccaaaagtactcattacattttgaatgcttagcaggacagggaaatggtccaattcacgcacttatcaagagaacatccctggtcatccctactgcctctgatctgacggactcactaaacacacataaATAAAAAAGCAAGAAAAAGatgtcgtctggtttgcttaatatgagGAATTGGAAATAATGTATAGttttactttgacttttgatacttaagtatattttagcaattacatttacttttgatacttaagtatatttaaaaccaaatgcttttagacttttactcaagtagtattttactgggtgactttcattttTACTTCACTCAAGTATggtaattgggtactttttccaccactgttttcTGAACTCAACCGTACTCCCACTTCTTCATTCTCTTTAATATGACATTAGCTGCGTTGACCCAACAGCCTTATAGGAACTGCATTTCTCATTCAGGTCTGAGCTCTGTCAAGAGGCCCCTTCGTTCACCCTGGACAGTAGTCATCCTGTGTCTGAAATGACAGAACAGCATCCAAAGAAAGTGCAGCTGTGTAGTGGCCAGCCTAGGACTGTTAACTGTTTCCTCCCTGTTTATATCATGGAGTTTAGGCATATCTATATGATGACCCATAGTTGTCCATATGTATAACCCACTATCTCATAGGTTCAGCGCTGGCTTTAGGCTCTGGGTTCTTATAGACCAGCGCGATCTCATGGTTCTTTTTGGGGCGCTTTTTCAGGCAGGCAGCAGAGAGGCTGGTGGTTGTCGGTCTATTTCCAGTGAGAGCTTTGACCAGCTTAGAGCGGTAGTGATCCCCAGCCAGGAAATACAGGAGGGGATCAATACAGCTGTTCACACTGGCCAGAGGCCTGGTGATCTTATAGGCAAAGTTGACGACGTTCAGGAATTCACATTTGGCATTCAGTACACGGTAGGTATAGTAGAGGGTGCGTGTGATATGGAAGGGTACAAAACACACGGCGAACACCACCAGCACCACCACAATTAGCTTGATGGACTTGGTGCGTGAGGGTGAGTTCTGCTGGCAGGACGAGAGCCCCCGTCTGGGCCGACACAGAGCCAGTGCCATCAGACAGTAACAGACCATGATGATTATGAAGGGGACGCCGAACAGCAGGACCATGACCGCGGAGCTGTAGTCCACATACTCCTCAAACTGCTCGGGATTGGTCGTATCGTGACACATCGTGTCGTTGTCCCTCTGGCTGGTGGTGACAAAGATGAGGTTGGGCACCAGACACGCCGTGACAGCAGCCCACACCATTCCACACACGGCGTGGGCATGGCGTGGCTTCACCATGGTCAGGGCCTTGATGGGGTGGCAGATGCCCAGGTAGCGGTGGACGCTGATGCAGGTGAGGAAGAGGATGCTGCAGTAGAGGTTGGCGTAGAACAAGAAGCGGACGATCTTGCAGGCGGCCACGCCGAAGGGCCAGTGGCTGCGGTTAGCGTAGTAGTAGATGAGGGTGGGCAGAGAGAGAACGTACAGGAAGTCCGAGAGGGCCAGGTGGAACATGTAGACGGTGCTGGTGTTCCACGGTCGCATCTTGGTCAGGAACATCCACAGAGCCACAGAGTTCAGCACCAGACCCAGAACGCACACCAGGCTGTAGGAAATAGGCAGTAGGATGTACTTAAACTCCTCATCGAAGCGACAGGTCTCGTTGGAATGACCAGCACTCAGAAGAATGGACTGGTTCTGCACAAGGTGGCTGTTAATGGCTGAGTCCATCTTCTGTCTCTTCAGCAGAGAGCTAAGGCTTGTATTGTAATATCTGTGGAGACATTGAATACATTTGGAATCCACAATTACATCACTCTGAAAATGACAGTTtcaccaaaaatatatatatttagtattaATTCTAATTTTGAAGCAGTCGCTGATTCAATTTTTTCCGGAAAGAAAAATATTAACAGCACGTTGTGTTAGAAATACAAATGTCTTGTTGACATATTTGAAGAATGAACTGAAGTTCAACATGCTCATAAAAGTTTACTGCACTGCATATAGCCAGGGCCGGATCCAGGCATAAGCAATATAAGCAGTAGCCtttttttaggaactcagtcggggtcgcaacttgttgagagttagaataatagaatagaCAAAGTGCAAGTTCGAATTTTAGTTGTGCattagcagtttttctcttgttttgtcagtcactgactgtcactcaattagccatgtcagctaagaATTTGGATATGTTAGTATGTTAGTCTGCCAGTTATCTAAACGTGTTGTAATCATGGCTGAATACTGACTGGGCACGCAGgccacattgattttgttagtcactctcgcTCAGATATCTTTAACATGGGATAAGTCATGCCAAAtgtttagaattgcaggaaattcgtTTTAAAATGGCAAAAACACTTcactccaccccatggcaaaatgggtagaattgcaggaatttagctttaaaatggcaaaaatgtatctctgccccatggcaaaatgagtggAATTGAAGGAGTTAAAAAATAACATGGCAACATTTTATCTCTGCCCATGGCAAAATGCTTAAAACTGCatgaaatacattttcaaatgtaCATTTTTCTCTCAGCTGTCAAAGGGTTCCACTAAAAGATTAGGCCCGTTTGGTGGGCCCCCCCGACCGAAAAGGCTAGAGCCTGCTCTGCTTATAGCCTAacctaaaaaaatatttaatttgctACAAAGCCTATCCTGAAATAAACCCCAAATACCGAGCTATAACCATAAACTGAGAACATTGGTGTTGTATCTAAATCTGTAATCCAAATAGTTCCGCGGAAGATTTCAGAGAAATGCGCGCatggtttaaaaaataaatttaaaaaaactgaCGAGGATGCGCACTTCTAGATAACCTGGCAACGCAATGTGGCTCATCGTAATAATTGTACTATAGTTAATAACCCTGACATAAGGGATATATAACTTCAAAGTTGAACTGAGATGTACAACTTACCCACCGTAGATACAAACTTGACTTGCCGAGACGGACTTGACTTGTGACCGTTGCTCTCAGTGCAGTGAGTGCACTATCTCTGCAAACGGCTTGGATAGACATGGGAAACGGGATATGCGTCTGACTGACTGTCCGGTCTAAAGGAAATATGCCCCGTTCTTCTCATCCTTCCCCCTGAAATACAACTCAGATATTACTGAGGCAAGTTATTCGTTTTAAACCCGATATTCAATCaatgttttagcatgataataACACTGATTTCAAATAGTGCTCAATATTAACTTTTTGATTACTTGATTATTTTTTGTAAATGTGCCTTTTGAAGTGATGTAGCATAATTCTCACAATATTGCttcatgtacactgagtgtacaaaacattaagaacacctactctttccattaaatagactgaccaggtgaatccaggtgaaatctatgatcccttattgatgtcacttgttaaatccacttcaatcagtatagatgggGAGaagacagatttaaaaaaaatagttttaacccttaagacaattgagacatggattgtttatgtgtgccattcagagggtgaatgggaaagacaaaatattttagtgccttgaacggggtatggaagtaggtgccaggcacaccggtgtgtgtcaagaactgcaacactgctgggtttttcacgcttaaacagtttctcgtgtgtatcaagaatgatccaccacccaaaggacatccagccaacttgagacaactgtgggagtcaacatgggtcaacATTCCTGTAGAACTCTTTCGATACCTTGTAGAGagcatgccccaacaaattgaggctgttctgatggcaaaaggggggtgcaactcaatattaggaaggtgtccttaatgttttgtacactcagtgtatttgcaGGAATTAGTGATTTCTCAAAAATAAATGATTCACATATAACCGCAACCACAAATATCATATCAAGcagaaaaacacaaacacacggcTTATGAGCTGTGTCGGGGACCAAATTGGGAAGTAAAATTGATGAGATGTGTTGACACTGCGTGCATGTCTGACCTCCTAAGTCTGCAACTTCCTTTCAATAGAAGAGGAATCAACCCTAACAATTTCATGAGAACTGGCACATAACCAAAAGCGCCGAAATCTTATGACTCAACACCGTTGGCGACCCACTGTGTATTTAATTGGAAACAAACTGTAATAAATCAAAGTGGAAATAACATGAACTGCGATTAGCAGTAATGACCTACTGTAGGGCCTACTGCACTAGCCTACTAATTGACCAGGGCAGCTGTATCAATATGGAGAGTAATGCATGACTTTTTTACCAttcctgtgtagctcagttgatAGCCCATGGCCCTTGCAACACTAGTGTTCTGGGTTCTATTCCCACAGGGCACCAAGAAaatatatgcactcactactgtaagttgctctggataagagcatttgCTAAATGGCAGAAGTTTAAATAGCCTTTGTTTATGTATTTGATTTTCCAAATGAGTATTAAGGTTAATATACCATGAAAGTGATTAATCAGACTGTATTCTATCAAAAAGTATGCTACTGTTTCTCTTCAACTCTGTCCTGCTTGTCTCATTCTCATGTTACTCTACTGCCAGCCAAGCCTGATATTGGTGGGTCGTTGCTACAGCTTTAAGGTTAATATTTAGACAGTTCTGTAAATGGTTGTCGCAAAGTAGCACATTTACACAGCGGTTGATCCTGGCATGACAGGAGAAATGTACTATTGACTCTGGCCATCTTTCCACGTCATCGTCATCATTTTCCGGAAATGTGAATGATAAAATGATAAAACATGATCATAAAGAAATAAATGTGGGCAGGATGAGCAGTAAGCTAATGTTGGCAGAGATGCATAGTCCAGGTGTTATCTAtctgggtgtcacgccctgaccttagagagcctgtttatttctctatttggttaggtcagggtgtgatttggggtgggcattctagtttgtatATTTCTTTGTTCGCCGGGTATCGTTCCCAATCAGacgcagctgtctatcgttgtctctgattggggatcatacttaggcagccctttttcccacattcagttgtgggatcttgttttctgtttcgtgTCTGTCCCTGACAatactgtgcgctttcgttttcactttggttattatgtttgagtgttttttgacaataaaaatcatgaacactttccatgctgcgctttggtccactccttttgACGAGAGCCGTAACAGTTTTCACGTGACTCCAAACAGGACGGTCAGAAACGACAATATTTATGCTTTTAGTTCCATATAGCATGCATCAGAActgggcccgtattcacaaagcatctcagagtaggagtgctgatctaggaacagctttgccttttagatcacaatgaataagattacatggacaggggggacctaaTCTTAAACCAgcgctcctactctgagacgggACCTGATCCCTGTACTGTAGCTTGTGgtatgtagactgtgtgtgtatgagccCATGGGTGTGGCCCTGTTGGGATTGTAGATTTGAATATCTATGGCTCAAGTTTTCAAACGTAGCATACTGTTACACTTTCTGTATTTTGACTGTTCtacatcttgaaaacttgatcgctgacaaaacattttgggactgtatcaaaaGTGGACTAattaaacaaataccaaaagctTTTGAATGGAATTTTCCTTTACCCTTGCAGATGCCCTTGTTAAAACAACATAACTTTCACGTGTGAACGATTGCTATTGAGGATTTATACTGTAAGTGACTATTTAGGGTAATTGTGCTTCTTTGGTTCTTCAAACAAATTAGGCTCATTGCAGTGTCATGGTGTTATGGTGCTAATTTACTATGCATTTCTTCTGTTCGGCTGGCAGTTCTACTGCTCATATCCTGGGGTCAGTGCAGCccctcttctcccttctcctttaaaccctgacccctgacccatgGAGAAGTCAGAAACCCACTCAGTACCAATCATAGGACAGGCTGACTTGCTTTATATAACTTTCACAGTCAGAAAGTCAGTgtattgtatttaaaaaaataaaatctaatCCGATACCATCTGTAGTAAACTACCAGGGTAATGAGTTAGCATCAGGTGAGCACTCATACAGATAATATCAATGATATTCCCCTGCTGATGACACCCAGCTATATGTGaaaaccagtggaggctcctcagagaaggaaggggaggaccatccccTCAGTGAATTTAATTTAAAATAATTAAATAGGGAAAGggaagttatcctttttagataaatcTATACTAAATATAcgtattcacgtcaccaaatacagtgcattcggaaagtattcagacccgttcccTTTTTCAACattctgttatgttacagccttattataaaatctACACTACACAAAATACGCCATAagaacaaagcgaaaacaggtttttataaatgtttgaaaatgtattaacaataaaaaacagaaataatttatttacattagtatttaaacccttttttatgagactcgaaattgagctcaggtgcatcctgtttccattgatcatccttgagatgtttctacaactggattggagtccatctgtgttaaattcaatttattgggcatgatttggaaaggcacacacctgtctatataagatcccacagttgacagtgcatgtcagagcaaaagcaaAGCCATGGGGTCAaataaattgtccgtagagcaccgagacaggattgtgtcgaggcacagatctggggaagggaaccaaaacatttctgcagcattgaaggtccccaagaacacggtggcctccatcattcttaaatgggagaagtttggaaccaccaagtctcttcctagagctggacgcccggccaaactgagcaatcgggggaggtcAGGGCcatagcactccaccaatcaggcctttatggtagattggccagatggaagccactcctcagtaaaaggcacatgacagcctgctgaCGTTTTgaacactgaagtccacaagcgaagggaaaaggtgagaggaggagagcatatgcgagaaggaattatacaacgatcAAGGGATCATGCTGTTTCTATCTGGCTGTTtctatgtggctgctatgaaagtgaactgtgtttgcatgtgatcaggggtgtattcattccgccgattctgttgaaaaacgtttcttaaacagaagcaaacagaacaaaacggggataaacataacctgaatttgtccaatagaaactcatttgcaactgttggacgaatgattacaccctagatcagctagatgcaggcaaaagTGTGCAAGGCGAGATTGAATGTgccaatgtctgtc of Salvelinus alpinus chromosome 4, SLU_Salpinus.1, whole genome shotgun sequence contains these proteins:
- the LOC139574244 gene encoding P2Y purinoceptor 4-like isoform X2, which produces MDSAINSHLVQNQSILLSAGHSNETCRFDEEFKYILLPISYSLVCVLGLVLNSVALWMFLTKMRPWNTSTVYMFHLALSDFLYVLSLPTLIYYYANRSHWPFGVAACKIVRFLFYANLYCSILFLTCISVHRYLGICHPIKALTMVKPRHAHAVCGMVWAAVTACLVPNLIFVTTSQRDNDTMCHDTTNPEQFEEYVDYSSAVMVLLFGVPFIIIMVCYCLMALALCRPRRGLSSCQQNSPSRTKSIKLIVVVLVVFAVCFVPFHITRTLYYTYRVLNAKCEFLNVVNFAYKITRPLASVNSCIDPLLYFLAGDHYRSKLVKALTGNRPTTTSLSAACLKKRPKKNHEIALVYKNPEPKASAEPMR
- the LOC139574244 gene encoding P2Y purinoceptor 4-like isoform X1, with translation MSIQAVCRDSALTALRATVTSQVRLGKSSLYLRYYNTSLSSLLKRQKMDSAINSHLVQNQSILLSAGHSNETCRFDEEFKYILLPISYSLVCVLGLVLNSVALWMFLTKMRPWNTSTVYMFHLALSDFLYVLSLPTLIYYYANRSHWPFGVAACKIVRFLFYANLYCSILFLTCISVHRYLGICHPIKALTMVKPRHAHAVCGMVWAAVTACLVPNLIFVTTSQRDNDTMCHDTTNPEQFEEYVDYSSAVMVLLFGVPFIIIMVCYCLMALALCRPRRGLSSCQQNSPSRTKSIKLIVVVLVVFAVCFVPFHITRTLYYTYRVLNAKCEFLNVVNFAYKITRPLASVNSCIDPLLYFLAGDHYRSKLVKALTGNRPTTTSLSAACLKKRPKKNHEIALVYKNPEPKASAEPMR